The region GGGAGGCGTATGGTGACGACCGTGCCGACGTTGACCCGGCTGGTCAGGCTGATTGTTCCGCCCATGGCTTCGGTGATCGAGCGGGCGATCGACAGGCCAAGACCCTGCCCGCTGCCGCTACGTCTGCTGCCCCTGCGGAACCGCTGGAACAGGTAGGGCAGATCTTCGGCGGGAATGCCATCGCCATGGTCGGTGATGGTTATGATGGCCTGATCCTCTTCCACGCCGACCGATGCTTCGACATTGGGGGCGTGAGTGGAATAGCACACCGCGTTGTCGACGACGATGCGGATCACCTGCTTGAGGCGGGCTTCGTCGCCTTCGACGATGACGCTGGAGGGCCCCTCGTGAAGCACGATCTGCCCGCCGTCTGCTTCGATGACGCGGTGGAAATCGGCGATGCTGTCGGTCACTGCCGCAACCGCGTCGACCGGTTCGATGGTGGTATGCAGCATCGGCTCTTCTGCACGCGCCAGGTTCAGCATGTCCTCGATCATTTCGGCCATGAGCTCTGACAAGCGGACCACCCGATCCAGCGCGCTGCGCAGGTCAACCGATTGAGCCGAGGTATTGCGCAGCGTGATTTCGGCTTCGCTGCGCATGATGGAAAGGGGGGTGCGCAGTTCATGGCTGGCATCGGCCAGAAACTGCTGACGCAGTCGGTTCGAGCGCTCAAGCGAACGGTTGGTTGCGGCAAGTTCGCTGGTGCGCCGGGCAACGGCCCGCTCAAGCTCCTCGTTGGACCTGCGAAGCGTATCAGCGCTTTCACCGACACGAGATGCCATGATGTTGAAGCTCTCGGCGATTGCGCGGAATTCGGTTGTGCCGACGATGGGCACGCGCGGGTTGTAATCGCCTTCGGCCATGGCGCGCGTGCCTTGCAGGAGGTTTCCGAGCGGGCGGATCAGCTGGCGCTGCCCCCAGAACACGGCGAGCAGGCCGCAAACGGTCACAACCGTTACCGTCAGCGTCAGGGTATCGATTACGCCCTGGAACGTCTCGATCGAGCTGCGGTGATACTCCTTGGCCTCGCGCTCCTCGATCTTGATCGCTTCGAAGACGAGGTCTTCCCAGACCGTATCCGGTTTATCGCCCCTCAGCGAACGCTCGAGGCTGGCGCCGATCTTCTTCAGGGTTTCCCGCTGCTGGACTTCTTCTTCTATCTCCGAGGCGCGCTGCTTGCGCTTGAGCGGCGTCTCGCTGATCATCTTGATCTCGGCGTTGATGTAACGCTCCGCATTGGTGACGTGGGAGCGGACGCCATCGATGTAGAGTTCGCGGTCCTGTACGAAAGCGGCCGGATCGGTGTAGCGCTCTTGCTGGAGGGTGTATCCCAGAACGGCAAGCCGCTGGAACGCGCTGAGCGATTGCGACGAGGCTTCCGACCTGGCCTGCTGCGCACGGATGACTTTCACCGCATGGTTGGCAATCACACCGGGCACCGCGACGATGAACAGCACGAACACCAACGACACCCACAGCTTCAGGCGCAGCGCGTTCATGTGCAAATCGCCCGCAGCATGGCGAAGCGATTGCGGGCACTATGCCTGGCGTCGGGCGATGAAACGCCTCGCTTCGATTGTAACATAAAAATGGTATTCCCCTGCATGTGCCGCTGCTTCGAGCTCAAGCACCGGCACACGCCCTGACCTCGCGCTCACATTGTCCTGACAACGCTTTCCGATCAACGAATTGGCCGATTAAATTTCCATGAATGCGACAGGCCGTACGTCCGGTTCAGC is a window of Novosphingobium sp. THN1 DNA encoding:
- a CDS encoding HAMP domain-containing sensor histidine kinase codes for the protein MNALRLKLWVSLVFVLFIVAVPGVIANHAVKVIRAQQARSEASSQSLSAFQRLAVLGYTLQQERYTDPAAFVQDRELYIDGVRSHVTNAERYINAEIKMISETPLKRKQRASEIEEEVQQRETLKKIGASLERSLRGDKPDTVWEDLVFEAIKIEEREAKEYHRSSIETFQGVIDTLTLTVTVVTVCGLLAVFWGQRQLIRPLGNLLQGTRAMAEGDYNPRVPIVGTTEFRAIAESFNIMASRVGESADTLRRSNEELERAVARRTSELAATNRSLERSNRLRQQFLADASHELRTPLSIMRSEAEITLRNTSAQSVDLRSALDRVVRLSELMAEMIEDMLNLARAEEPMLHTTIEPVDAVAAVTDSIADFHRVIEADGGQIVLHEGPSSVIVEGDEARLKQVIRIVVDNAVCYSTHAPNVEASVGVEEDQAIITITDHGDGIPAEDLPYLFQRFRRGSRRSGSGQGLGLSIARSITEAMGGTISLTSRVNVGTVVTIRLPLMSSDVPTDGASS